In Sciurus carolinensis chromosome 8, mSciCar1.2, whole genome shotgun sequence, the genomic stretch GAACACCAGAACTGAGCCTGAAATTAAGAACGTTTAGTAAGTTTAAGCACCTAAAGGCCTGGAAACTGTCACAGATTGGAAGAGAGTCAAATGCTATCCAGTagctaaggaaggaggaaataTTTCAAGAGCTAAACTAGGCCAACATGATTTAGATCTGACCATGAATTGTATGGGCAGGGTCACTATATCATTTTCTCTAACTCTCTGAAATGAACAAGCAGGTGTCCCTGGACCTGCCAAGTCAACCATCCCACTATGGACTACAACCTCAATCTGGGAATCAGGATGCCCCCTCAGGTGAATACTTCCCCTCTCTGGACCTCTGCTTCCTGAATCACAGAAAATCAGAGAAGGAACAGGACTTGGAGAATACCAGTCCAGTACccacattttatagaaaagaaaaacagttattATTTACTGACCATTTACTATGTGCCACTCACTAAACTAAGCAGTTGTATGCCTTAGCCCCACAGCAGGGCTCTGGAGTAGAAAACTCCTAGCTACAtcccatctttttaattttttattttatatatatgtatatgtgtatttatttatttatttatttttagtatcagggattgaacccagaggcacttaatcacatccctggccctttttcattttttgagaccagggtctcactaagttgcttagaaccttgctaagttgctgtggctgactttgaacttgcaatcctgcctcagcctctcgagtcactgggatcacaggcatgtgccacctacACCAGCTCACACAGATAGCTATTAGTGAAAGGGCAGGACTTCTCTCCATCAAATGCTAGGTGTGAAACCTCAGGCGAGGTACCTATTTTCTCTtgtctcagtttctcatctgtgaacTGGAGATAATAACAGCATTTACCTCATAAGAGTGACTATCAGAAGTACGTTAAAGCATACAAAGTGTTTGAAACAGTCAAGCAGATGGTAAATGTTTGCTACTGCTGTGATTATTACCCAACACTTCcccttttcatctgtaaaatgatgcGGTTGACTATAACACCTCTAAGGACAACCAAGGTTTATATAGTGCTGAGTGAATTCACTGGGGCTAGTGGCTCAGACACGGCTCTCACCACTAGAAAATGTGGATGGACCACTGTGTCACTTCCAGGAAGACTCCTCAGACCCTCTGGAAATATCACAGACCCTCGAGGCTGGAAGTCAAATCCCTTGATTTTTCCCAAGAACAGCAGATAATTTTCCAGAGTCAGTCAGTGCTGTAAAAATGACCAGGACTCTTATCATCATGCACCACTGATTTTGAGTCTTTCACATCATCTCTGGAGACTTTCAAAATAAGCATTCCTCTTCCTGATGCCCTAGCATAGGCTTCCAGGCAGCCCCTTTTAATATCTCATATGTTGTGAGAAGTAACAGATGCTTCTCCAACTCACTTTTTTCTTCCTATCCTAAAGGAGAGATACTCCATTATgattaaaggaatttaaaaatttctaaaaatctgCAAAAACAGTGGCTTGGAACTCTTTCTAGTAGcagaattttataatttacaaaaagaattcaGGTTCCAGATCCCTGTATTAAGTGTCTAGCCTGATTTTTGCAGTGCCTCTCAGTGCTAAGCCAGGTGTTTGGATTAGACAACAGGGAATCTGCTATCAAAAGAGTTGGATTTGAAGCCAGGTCCTGCCACTCCCAGACAGTGTGACATTTCACCTCTCTGACAAAgatttcctaatctgtaaaatggcaaaTAAGAACCTCTATTTCACAATGCTTTGGGGTGAGGAGTAAAGGCATCAAAGGAAAGGGTTTGTCAAGATCACTTGGTAAAGACTAGAACCACATCTCTACATCTTGAACTGGTTTTCCTTCATTCAACACCTTAATTCCTTTTGGACAAAAAAGCCACAAAGTTTGATTTGACTTGGTGTCCCTTCCACCCCTCTCTTCCCAAGAGAACTTCAAAGAGAAGCTACTGACCTCTTGTAGGTGTAGCCCAATATGATGCCAGCTCCAATGGCGATGATGATCACCATCATGGTAATGCCCAGCACATAGCCTGCCAAGAACAGAACACAAGGTCCTATTAGCCACACATCACAAAATCAGCAAATGGCATCTCAATGAATTCAAACAATGGCAGCTGGATGGGGAAACCATACCCAGAGTTCCCAGGTCCTTTTTCTCCTTCGAGTTCATCCGCACCCGCTGGCTGATCCCAATCACTGGCTGCACAGCTGCTGCCTCACTCCGAGCAGGCAGGGCATTGGCAGGAGGGAACACCTGCACCTCATCTTCACGTGGAGCTTCAGATGTCTCTGGTTCTGTAGTGGAACCTGGGGGTACCTGGGAAGTGGTCTCTGGAAGTGAGGTGGGAAATAGCTCTCATCAGAGACTGCCCTGAGTGAATTCCACAGTGAATCTGGACAAGTGTTGGGGGAAGGCTACTGGGTACCGACCTAGGATGCTCCCCCATGCTGAAATCAAACCCTATCTGCCCCAGGGGCAAGATCAGGCCTGAGAGGGTCTGACCATGGCTAGGATGTTATGTCTGATGCAAAGCAAATGTGAGGAGAAGGCTGCAGGAAAGggcttccctcctgcctcccttgaCTTCATCTCTTCAGATCTTTGCTATCTCCAAGACCCAGCTCAGCTGCCATCCTCTCCAGGATTCCCCCATCTTCCACTCCAAGAGGTAATCCATTACTCCTCCAAACAGTTCATACTTTATGAGCATGCTTTACTTTGGTTATCCCATTAATTCTAGAGAACTCTCTTGCTGCCTCTGAAGTAACAAGACTGCTTTCCTGGAGTCTAAGAAACTGGGATTCAAGCCGGGTGTGGCAgaacacgcctgtaattccagcaactcgggaggtagAGCCAAGAAGAcggcaaattcaaggtcagcttcagcaacttggcaaggtccttggcaagaccctgtctggaaataaaatgggctgggaatgtagctcagtggtagagcatccctgcgttcaatcctcagtaccaaaaaagaaagaaggtaaagaaactaattcaaatctGAACCCTGCCATTGCCTTTAGTACGTCGCTAAACTTCTCTGTGGCTCATAGCCCTCAAACAGCTTCTTCTCAGGGAGGATGTGAGCAGTATGGCCAGCACACAGCATACCCTCCACAGTAAACAAATGCTAGCAGGGGAACACCAAGAGCCACCCATCGCAGCGCGCAGAAGGACCGGGCTAGCCTCCCACGGTTGTTTACAAGCGCTCGCAAAGGATGAGCTCACTCAGAGCGGCGGCGACGGCCAATGGGCTTTGAGCCCCGCGGCCTGGAGACAGCCCTGACCAATCAAGACCGCGCGGGGGCGGAGCGGGAGAGGCCGGCGTCGTGCGGCCGCACGTGCGCAGCGGGTGTAACCACAGCTCTGCTTCAGCCGGGTGCGCTGGGATTCCAGGGTCCAGGGTTTAAGCGTGGGTACCTGGGCAGCGCACATCCTCGCAAGGCCGCTTCTCAGGGGCGCCGGCCTCGCCGCTTACGTAGCACCAGGGTCCCCGCGGATCCCTATCCGGGTTCCGGCAGTAGTTGTGGTTGCCGGATCCTGAAAGGGTAGAGAAGGCGCCATGGGCTGGAGCCAGGATCGCGGCCACCGCCCGCCAGACCCgtcccaccacacacacccagGGCGGACACTCACCCAAGTCGGGGGCTGACTTCAGGCGGCCCTGCGCGTCCAGCCAATTGAGACAGCGGAGGCCTGGTGCAGGCGAGGTCTGGTCCTCCCGGTACAGGTGGCCGCTGTCCCAGAAGCAGCCTGTGAGGAAGAGGAAGCCCCCACACCCTGAGAGGGACGGCCCACGGAAAGAAGGCCCTGGGCGTGGTGGGCAGGGGAGCCAAGGCCCACCCCGGTGGTGCCCTTGTGAGCCCTGCTGTATCTTCCTCTCCTGGCGTGGAAAACGCCAATGGCCTTGAAGGGTTGTAGTGAGGCCCCAAATGAAGGGAGAGCGCACTCGTATAAAGCCCATAGTCGGTGCCTGTCTTctgtcagttttttgtttgtttgtttgtatgtttgttttgattttggtaaGCGGAAAGCCCTGCAAAGCAAGGGGTTGTTACTTTTGAACTTGTGGCCCCTTTGTCGTGGGGGGAGGAGGCCTGGCTTAGGGTGTCTCTGAGGAGATGGCAGGAGTTTTGGGTCAGTTGTCTGGCAGACCTAAAAGTCATCCCTGTGTTGAAGTGTCCACGTTACATAAACTCTGGTGTTCCTTCCTCCACGGATACGGCCACCTTCTGCCAGTTCAAAGAGGCAACACTCCCTCCCAAGAGAATTTTGCAAAAACCTTGATTCAATCAGGCAAAAGATTCAGAAGCGCTTCAAACGATGGGAATCTGCCTCATCGCTGCCTGGACATGATTCCAAACTCCCACTCCTCTCAGCTGGAGAGCCACAGAAGGAAGTTAGGGAAGAAGGGCCAGTGTGCTGGACACATCATGCAAAGGGCTTAAAAAGAACAGGACTGAAGGAGTAGGGGATATAAACTTCCAGACTCCATCCACTCCTGagtaaggaaagggaaagagaaagtggcCACTTGTCTTTGTTCTTAATGGTAAAGATGGAGCTGCAAGTccctggaaagaaaaggaaaggggaagaaaaaaagaagaagaaaaaaaaaaaaagctttcattGGACAACAGAAAACAGCTAAAAGCTTTGTTTCCTGCCATTCTGATCATGATTGGGAAATGGGAGTTTACCCATTCCATTTCATTAAGTTGCTGCAGAAAGGAAAGATTGTAATCTCACCTCCAGATCCATGGGCTTCTGCTAGGAGCATGTTGCTGAGAAGGAATGTTTGTATCCAGACGAACAGCATCCTCGCCTCCTCCGCTCTGCAGGTGATTGAACTACCAGTGTCCAACTGGGGTCCCTTGGCAGCGGCTGCGCCTCCCAGTCTCAGCCTTTTAGTCAGACCTGCCCTTGTTATGCTCTTCTGGTAAACAGCCTCTCTTTAGAACTGGGAGCTTCCCAGCTAGCTTGCTGCAGCGAGGTGTTTTTCAGCTGAAAGGCGCCCCCTGGGTCCTAAGTCTCCTATGCCATGCAAGATCACTAACCCTGAGCCAAGAGAGGAACTCAGCCAAGTGAAGAAAGGCAGAGAGGTTCAGGTTATGTTTAGCATCAGCTCAGTTTGAGACCTGCATGGCTGTATCCCCAgggcttttcatttcttctatttccaTTTGTGTGAGTACAGAACGAATAATTCTGTCAGGAGGCATTATGGTGGGGGTGTGGATTATAAGCACTAAAGCATAGAACAATTTAGGGAGGGAATACTAGCTGTACAACCAGAATTCAAGACCATATAGGGGTCACAAATGAGAATATCAGGATAGAAATAACTCTTTTTACccatctttgaaaaagaaaagaccttTGTGGTTTATACCTGTTTATGAACACtaacacttttttatttaaacagtGTAACTTTGGAAGAGTCAAATCAATAATATTCCTTTGCTTACATTTGAGGTTTGGGGTGTCTGTAGTAACAATACAGAAGGGGTATCTTCAATTGAAAATGttatacagggctggggagatagttcagtcggtagagtgcttgccttgcaagcacaaggccctgggttcgatccccagcaccacaaaaaaaaaaaaaaaaaaaaaaaaatgttatacaaaCATTGAAAAATTTGCTCAGCTGTATTGCAGTATTCTGTCTTTTCATGCAGAGGAAGTTGAGTGACATGTTTTTTTCCCCACGCCAGCACCCTGTGGGAAATCCATTTGCAGTGATTTATATCTACCACTAAACTTCACCACATCCATATGACTTAGGCCTTTTGGAGTTAGGTAAAAGAGTCCTCTTCCTGTTTGGCTGACAGTTGAAATTCCCAGGCCACCTCAGTAAACTGAGAGATAGAGCAGAGTGATTTGCCAAGACTACCTTGTGACTTCAGGCAAATcccaaaatagaaaggaaggacTCTTTTGATCTTGCAAACAGTttatggaggagaaaaagaaaagaactttactaattttttaaagttttatcaagATAGAAagctggagacatagctcagttagtagagtgcttgcctctcacatgcacaaggccttgggttcaatctccagcaccacaaaaaaaaaaagataaaaggaaaaaaaagataaaaagctaGTGTGAATCCCACTAATCTCAAGTGAATTTGAAGTCACTTTAATCAGATATCAGACATGAAAGGATAGATGCATTTAGTTGATTCCTTCAATCATCTGATAACATCATCTTTGTTTTTGCAATCATTCCATCTTCTCATACAAGCTTCTGATCCTGTCTTCTGACTTGGTCCACACTGGGATTTATGCCACAAAATCTGTAAATTTATTCAGATATGccaaatttttagaatttaacaATTCTAATATAGGGGTCTTTTCaagacttttattaattttacaaatatttttgagaaccCACTGCATGCCAGATAGAGTTCTAGTTACTGGGACTATCtctataaagaaaacatttgagggctggggttggtttcagtggtaaagtgcttgcctagcacatgtgatggcactgggtttgatccttaacaccacataaaaataaataaaataaaggtattgtgtctatctacaactaaaaataaaattaaaaataaaacatttgaaatctcTGTCCTCATGGAGTTGGGAGAGACagctaataaatttttaaaatatcaagtagTATGAAgtgttgtgaaaaaaaaaaaaaagtaaaacagggtAAAAGAGAGAGTAACAGGGTGGTATTTCACTTGCTAAAGAAAGTATACATTAGGAGCagtgatgtaactcagttgtagagcctttgcctggcatgcacaaggccctgggtttgattctccagtacaaaaaaaaaaaaaaaaacaaaaaaaacccaacaatgtTTATGCTATTTTCAGAGAGTCATTTTGAACATTCCTATTTTGAATAGG encodes the following:
- the Pik3ip1 gene encoding phosphoinositide-3-kinase-interacting protein 1, which gives rise to MLFVWIQTFLLSNMLLAEAHGSGGCFWDSGHLYREDQTSPAPGLRCLNWLDAQGRLKSAPDLGSGNHNYCRNPDRDPRGPWCYVSGEAGAPEKRPCEDVRCPETTSQVPPGSTTEPETSEAPREDEVQVFPPANALPARSEAAAVQPVIGISQRVRMNSKEKKDLGTLGYVLGITMMVIIIAIGAGIILGYTYKRGKDLKEQHEQKVCEREMQRITLPLSAFTNPTCEIVDEKTVVVHSSQTPVDLPEGSTPLMGQAGTPGA